In the genome of Anabaena cylindrica PCC 7122, the window ATGTCAATAATGCGACGATGGGTGCGGGTTTCAAAATGTTCGCGGGAATCCTTATCGACGTGAGGCGATCGCAATACGCAATATATCCTACGTTTTGTTGGTAAAGGAATTGGACCTATAGCTGTAGCGTTAGTACGATTAGCAGTGTCTACAATCTTCTCGCAAGATGTATCCAATAAACGTCGGTCAAAAGCCTGTAAGCGAATTCTAATCTTTTGCTGCTGTAAAGTTGCCATCTTGAGTTTTCCAGGTTCTGATTAATTAAGTGACTAAAAACTGGTTACTGAGGACTAGATTATTCCCAATAGCCAATCCTTATATAGAAGGAATAGAAAGGAGCAGAGACGAACTTTAGCATCTCTGCTCCAATATTTACCAAAACAAAAAGGTACTATTTGATGATTTTAGAAACTACACCAGCACCAATAGTGCGACCACCTTCGCGAATAGCGAAGCGCATACCTTGCTCAATCGCAATCGGGTTGATTAGTTCTACGCTCATTTTGATGCGATCTCCGGGCATCACCATTTCTACTTCTTTACCTTCATCTGATGTGTAGCCTGTAATCGTGCCAGTTACATCAGTTGTCCGTACATAGAATTGAGGACGATAACCAGCGAAGAATGGTGTTTTCCGACCACCTTCTTTTTCTGTAAGAACGTAAACTTCACCTTCAAATTGAGTGTGAGGTTTAATTGAACCTGGCTTGGCAATTACCATACCCCGTTCAATATCAGCCTTTTGAATACCACGGAGTAGTACACCTGCGTTATCTCCAGCCATACCTTGATCAAGACTCTTCTTGAACATCTCGATTCCAGTTACGGTGGTGGCGCGAGTATCTCTGATACCTACTAACTCGACGTTATCGCCGACTTTGACGATACCGCGTTCAATCCGACCAGTAGCTACAGTACCACGACCTGTGATGGAGAATACGTCTTCTACAGCCATGAGGAAGGGCAAGTCAACAGCCCGTTCTGGAGTCGGGATATAGGAATCTACCGCATCCATCAGCTTGTAGATTTTATCTACCCACT includes:
- the rpsJ gene encoding 30S ribosomal protein S10; amino-acid sequence: MATLQQQKIRIRLQAFDRRLLDTSCEKIVDTANRTNATAIGPIPLPTKRRIYCVLRSPHVDKDSREHFETRTHRRIIDIYQPSSKTIDALMKLDLPSGVDIEVKL
- the tuf gene encoding elongation factor Tu, which codes for MARAKFERNKPHVNIGTVGHVDHGKTTLTAAITMTLAAMGQAVGKGYDQIDNAPEEKARGITINTAHVEYETGDRHYAHVDCPGHADYVKNMITGAAQMDGGILVVSAADGPMPQTREHILLAKQVGVPSLVVFLNKEDMVDDAELLELVELEVRELLSSYDFPGDDIPIVTGSGLQALEVMTKNPKTQRGENEWVDKIYKLMDAVDSYIPTPERAVDLPFLMAVEDVFSITGRGTVATGRIERGIVKVGDNVELVGIRDTRATTVTGIEMFKKSLDQGMAGDNAGVLLRGIQKADIERGMVIAKPGSIKPHTQFEGEVYVLTEKEGGRKTPFFAGYRPQFYVRTTDVTGTITGYTSDEGKEVEMVMPGDRIKMSVELINPIAIEQGMRFAIREGGRTIGAGVVSKIIK